CGTTCTCAAAACTGACGATCTTATATTGACTTAGTGAAAGGAAAggttgtattttctgttcagctcgactgtttgtgtgttctgtctgcAGGCTGATGACGAGCTGGATGActgttgttctgctctgttgACTCTGACTGATACGGAGAGTCCAGCTGACAGACAGCGCCTCCTGCAGGTCAGTGCTGCCTCTGCATGCTACAACACCACAGTGTCTCTGTTTGGCGCTAATAGTCCTATTCATGTTGGTTTCAGGAGGTTTTCAACCAGAGTTTCGACTCCGCCCTCCAGTCTCTCgtatctgacttcctgtccagGATCGAGCAGCTGTTCCCCGTGCCCGACTTCAAACAGGTCCTCAGTGACTgctccccctccacacacaacatcagcatgtttcAGCTGTAGGATGTCTGGTGTTGTGTGAAGATTATCCTAGTTAAACGTATTGGCATGCTAACAGTGGCTTATTATCAGTAAACTCAAACCACAGCAGAGGCTGATGTGAATGTTATTTGTTCCCTCCTCTTAAAGTCCATGCTTcttgaatggagtttggttagTTGTGTGAAATGAGGTGTGTGGTTAACACAAGCTCAAgagatttacatgttttgtgctaggacataaaatacatcagtaaTTACCCCACATGTGAATTATAAAGTGTTAGCGTGTCTTAAAAAGGGTCGTCAAAGCGAAACACTGAGCTACACTTTGAGGGGCGCAAACAGGAAATATGATATTACCTTTAAAAATATGCAGAGTCAGCTGTTAGCATgtcctgttagcagtgaactcATGAAAGTacagacaagaagaagaaaacttcaaaacatGATGTTCCTCACATAAGTCAACTGAATTTAGCATGTCTCCCAGGTGTCTTCTTGGCTCGATGCTGCCCCTGGAGCTGTGGAGGACTGTCTGCAGGAGGCGGACAGGGACGATCTGAGGGAGctgctgaccaatcacagctgtcTGCTGGGACGAGCGGCCACCATCGGTACGAAATCACAAAAAGCTTCatcaaatgcaaacacattttgttgttgttgttgctggtaaTCGATTACCTCACTCATGTTTTTCCTCAGTGGGTCCTAACACAGAGAAGATCCTCCTCTCAGCCTGGTCCCACCCCCTCCTCACCAAACCGACCAATCCTGACCCTCCTCCCGTCGACACAGAGGTCCAGTCAGACCCGCTCTCTGCCGTGGGTGATGCCATCCAGCTGGACGTGGAGCTGGTcaaggtggaggtggtggtgatggcggaggacgagcaggaggaggtggaggagactgTGATTGGTGAGACCATGTTgccagaggagcaggaggcgtCCAATCAGAGCTCAGAGGAGGGTGGAGATCAATGTGACACACCACCTGTGAATCTGGAGGTGGACAGGTAGGTCCTCCTGATTGGCTCAGATTTCAGCTGTGTCCCGCCTACTTTGATCAATTCACCAGTGACCTTCTCTCCTGTAAGGCTGAAGGACTCGCCTGGAAACTTTGTAGACCAATCAGAAGACAcaggtaacaaacacacacacacacacacacacacacacacacacacacacacactgatcaagTGAATTACATGTCCAACGTCGTCTGACTCTGCCTCTCTTCACAgtcgaccaatcagaacagtCCTGCTCTGAGGTCACGGCCAACGCTCTGTACAGCATTTCCCATAATTCTCAGCGGGTGGCTCACAAGTGTCCTCAGTGTGGCAAATGTTTCATCTACCGCTCTCAGGTCAGTGCTGCGAAgtaactcagtacatttacattcatgtgGAAAGGTGTTTTACCTGCTCTGGAATGTCAGAGTTTGTAACTTGTAATAGAGTATTTTCACGAGTACTTGTTCCATGGCTGCTGTCCTCAGGTGATCCGTCACCTGCGTACCAACAAGTCCTGTGGCTCCGCTTTAACGGCGACCCGAGCTATGAATCTGCAGATCCTGCCAGGTGACCCTGAGGAAGAGCCCCGTCCCCCAGAGCCACCCGTCCCAGGGCCCCGACCCTACAAGACCCACACCTGTTTCCAGTGCAACGCCACCTTCAGAACCAAAGCCGAGCTGCTGTCACACCAGCGCAGCCACCGTGCCCGCCCCGTCTACCAGTGCAGCCAGTGCGACAAAGAGTTCCGCCACCTGTCCAGCCTGTCCAATCACAAGCAGACCCACATGGACAAAGGAGGCTTCATCTGCAGCAGGTGTGATAAGGTGTTCGAGTCAGCCAAGGAGAGAGACGCCCACCGGCTGCAGCACCGGCTGCCGGACCTCACGTGCACGGTGTGCGATCAGGCGTTCAGTTCTCAGACGCAGCTGCTGCGACACCTGCAGTCGCACTCTGTGGAGGGGGCGGAGCCATGCTACAACTGCCGCTTCTGTGACCAGACCTTCTCAGGTAACGACCGACAGGTGGAAATAACACTGACATCATTCAGTCCAGACTCAGCTGACATGTGActccgggtgtttattcctccaggttTGGCTCTTCACTGGACTGTGGGTGTAAATAACTTATCTTTAAATCCATACAGCTTGTCAGGTGTAATTCAAGCCTGCAGCAGAGACCCAAAGCTGATCTGAAAAGATTTTCtttacactctttttttttaagctcaaACTTCACTGTAGGCGCGGAGCTAAAAGCGTTAGTGTGTCTGAAGTGGGAGCATGGCGATACAGCTGTAGGCTTCAGGgattttgagatgttttttggGTCTCACAAAACCTCATTAATAAATTGTGGTATTGATCCGTGTTCTCCAGGAGTGACCCAGCTTCGTATCCAccagcgcacacacaccttccGCTCGTACCAGTGTGACCAGTGCAACAAGACGTACGGCTCTCTGACCGGCCTCCACTCACACCAGGCGAGCCACAGCAGCGAGAGCCGCTTCCTGTGTCCGCAGTGCGGCAAACGCTTCAAGACACGCGACGGCCTGGAAGGCCACCTGAGGACGCACACCGGCGAGCGGCCCTACCGCTGCCCCTACTGCCCCAAAGACTTCACTGCGCTCGCCGGCCTCAACGTGCACGTGCGGCGGCACACCGGGGAGCGCCCGTACGTGTGCACGGTTTGCGGTAAGGGCTGGCCGTCTGGAGGAGACCTGCAGAAACACATGAGGACTCACACAGGTGAACGTCCGTACGTCTGTCAGGACTGTGGGAAGGCCTTCTCCATCTCCTGTCACCTGACCGAACACCGGAGGATACACACAGGTGAGAGCCAGCAGGGGCGCCTCAGGTACAGGTGTGATGATGTCTGGAGAACTGTAGGAATGTAAcagagtacatttactcaagtacagttctgaggtacttgtacttaacttgactatttccattttctgctcctttaatcttccacttcactacatttatttgactactttagttactagttactttataGCTTACATGCtgtatcagagccaaagtagcgttttttgtttgttttgttttttcaaccaCAATCctcaaaaatgtgtgtggtctgtgtttgtgtgcaggggAGAAGCCCTTCTCGTGTCcagaatgtggaaaatgtttgaGGAGGAAGTTCGATCTGAAGAAACACATGTTGTCTCACAGCAGCGTTCGTCCGTACGCCTGCGTTTACTGTCCCAAGAGCTACACACGCAAAACTCACCTGAACAgacacctgctgacacacaggaCTGCTGACAGCGAGGCGGTGGTGGCGGAGTCCGCCACCGACGCCACAGACTGACCCACCAGCGACATGATGACTGTGACCACAGGAGGCTGACTCTGTTGGATCGACGTCCgtatttgtttggttttcaacACTTAACgctatttacatttgaaaaactgatGATTCACGTGACAGGACTGAGCTGTGATTTAATGATGTCATCGATGATGTCATGTATGTGTCATCATGCATGTGTTTACTgcttcataaacaaacaaacgtaaagaataactgttattttcttgtgtttgttgatgaaATCAGCACCACTACCAGACGAGGTGAAACTGAGCGTCCAATGGgagacttgtgtttgtgttgccatggagattTTGTATCTGTGCTTTGCCTATATAAAAGCTGTGGTGTTTAATATTCTCACTCGATTTATACTTTATTTAAACCCACTGTGGCGTCGCCTGTCGGTCTGTGGATTCTGACCCTTAGGTCTGGCGTTACGGCTGTcgccatgttgttgttttgaatcagatgtgaccatatttggacgagAGGGCGGAACCATAGAGGACACCCTAAATTTCCCCTTGTCTTGATCAATGCAAACCAAgtgctggttctgctgctggttcCAGAGCACCACCGACACTTTACTGGTCTAGAACAAAGAACCACTTATGTCAGTGGCTGGGGGCGGAGTTATCATGACCCAGGTCCAAGTAAACCAGATTTAAAGTTGAACCAACTGAACCAGCACCGACCCCGGCCCAGAACCAGCACTTGGTTGGCTtcagaaagaatgcaggtttgtTTATAGTCAACGATCACAACAGGTTTTATTTGTCACACAACGAAACAGCATGTCAGGATGTGAACAAACTTTATTAGCAACATCTTGCTTGACACgcagaacaggaagtgtgtcTAGTCGTCGCCATCGTCTCTTCCTGACCTCGTGATAACTTTCCTCATCCACCTCGCCATCCGGAACACGTGGGTGTAGAAGCCGTACTTTCCGTCCCGGTCGCAGCCTTCACCCCACGACACGATGCCCATCTGATACCAGCGATCCTCTGCTGGGTACTGAACACACAACATTCACAACATGAATAATGAAGAGGTTCATTAAACCAGTTATTACATGTGCGTCTACTGACTGAGATCATGATTCTGACCTTCATGACAAACGGTCCACCGCTGTCTCCCTCGCAGGCGTCTCCACGTTGGGCATCTTCTGGTTTATAACCTGTGACAAACACAGTTTAGAGACTCATTACAAGAGTTCAAAGTGAACTTTAACCACACAGCTGTCTGGttcacttgttttctctcttacCAGCACAGAACATGTTGTCTGTGATCCTGACTGATGTGGAACTGCGGCAGATTTGCTCATCCACGATCGGTAGATGGATTTGCTGGAGGACTTTGGGTAAATTTCTTGCTGCTGGGTTCCAGGTTTCCTTCAGGTTCCCCCAGCCGGTCACTCGACCCTTAAAGCCTTCTGTCAGCATGCTGCGGGGGAAACACTTCCTTCAGACAACTCACAGAGCACATTCAGAAACTATAAGGTTCATCAACAGCTGACTCAAAGGTGTTTGAGTTGGTCTTACGTTCTGGCGACCTTCTTGCTGGGCAGGCAGACGGGAAAGATCTCATTTGAGAATATGACCGGCCGTCTCATGTGCAGCAGAGCGATGTCGCGGTTCAGATTTTCCTTCCAGTTGTACTTTGGGTGGACGATGATTTCATCAATTGCGACGATCTTCTCGGTTTCATGCTCAAACCTGGACAGTGTCGTCAATATTCTCATCAGTCCTGTTCTAAGAAATGACTTCAGTCTGTTCATATGTGCAGTCAGGAAGTCTTACTTGGCCCTATTGTGTTTTCCCAGGCGGACCAGGATGTCGTCGGTGCTGAAGTTCTTGTTCCAGGGCGGGTAGAGGATGcagtgagctgcagtgaggatCCATTGATCACTGATCAGACTGgctccacacagcagctcctgAGGGCTGCGCTTGTAGAGCATCACCTGCCTGCAAACACCAACAACTTCACTTCATACATCATATCATCCTACTGGTcgtcttgtttgtttcagatgttaccatggttaccatGGAGCAGAGGCCACCTCAGCGTCATCGCCTCCAACGATGCGACTTTCTCTATATGACGCCAGCAGTTCATCCTCCTTCCTGTCCTTTATGGCTTTCTGTTCAAACAAGGGCCGTTTCCCACAATCTGCAACACAACCGGACGGTAAATGAGTCGACAATCGAGTTGGTACACCTGAAGATAAACGAGTGGATACACCTGAAGATAATCGAGTTGGTACACCTGAAGATAAACGAGTGGATACACCTGAAGATAATCGAGTTGGTACACCTGAAGATAAACGAGTGGATACACCTGAAGATAATCGAGTTGGTACACCTGAAGATAAACGAGTGGATACACCTGAAGATAATCGAGTTGGTACACCTGAAGATAAACGAGTTGGTACACCTGAAGATAAACGAGTGGATACACCAGTCGGAGTTGGATTACCTGTTTAAGGATAAGTTACTCACCAGCCTCTCCTTGTCCAAATGAGCGAGGATTGAAAAGCAGTTTCTTGGCCGGCCCCAGGACGGAGCGCTCCCTGCCTTCAGTCTCTGTGGTCAACAAATCATCAACCAAGGACTcctctgagagacagacaggtggagacagacaggttcagacagacaggtggagagaaggACAGGTGGAGAGTACTTGTTGTGTATATTTACCACACAGATAGAGGTCACAGTAGTCGACGGTCACGTTTCCGTTAACCTTCACGTAGCACCAGGGCCCTTCGGGGTCGTTGTCAGGGTTACGGCACTTGTTGGCGGGCAGGCCGACCTCGGGGATGAACTCTTTGTCTTGACTGAGGGCCGTTGCTTCAGGTGATGACCACAGCAGACAGGTGTGACCTCCCACGGTCACCGCCAGGTCGCCAACGTAGTCTACACCATAGTTTGGTAGACACTCGCCAGTTCTGACTGGTTCCGGGGCCACGGTGGTCGGGACGAAAGGCTCGCCTGAGAAAGAAGGCGGGTTTTGTGCATGTATAGTTACAGCATGTAGTGTAGCTGTAGTACTTCAGTATGAAGTTAGCAGTACTCAGATACTCACCACATTTGGGGACCTTGCACTTCTGCTTCACTATCACTGGGTTTTTGGTGTAACACCAGGGTCCGTCTGCCTGGTTGTCAGGGTTACGACAGAAGTTCTCCTGTAGGATGCTCCCTGGTTCTGACGCGTTAAActccctgcagacagacactcaggtgagcagacacacaggtgagcagacaggtgaggagacactcaggtgaggagacactcaggtgagcagacaggtgagcagacaggtgaggagacactcaggtgaggagacactcaggtgagcagacaggtgagcagacaggtgaggagacactcaggtgaggagacactcaggtgagcagacaggtgaggagacactcaggtgaggagacactcaggtgaggagacacacaggtgagcagacaggtgaggagacactcaggtgaggagacactcaggtgagcagacaggtgaggagacgaTTGTTACGTTagattttttcttgttttggtttttgtgtgttcacCACATTGACCCTAGCTAGTTAGTGTAGTTTGTAGTTAGTTAGTTActatgattgtttgtttgtttgttagttacCTTATTATGGGATGTGGGAAGCTGCTGCTCCAGTGTTGACACTGGATGCCTGATTCTGTGATGTTGACGTTTCCTGCATAGCTGACTCCTGTACCAGAAATACActgacctgaacacacacacacacacacacacacacactctgtgtcagtgtacatgtatattttataGGATGAACTTCTTCacattgtgttcatgtttacCTTCTATACACTGTCTGACAATGTTGATGTTATCTTGAGTTCTTGTCAGCTTAGTTCCTTTacagtctgacagacagacagacagacagacagacaggtcgttagatgtttgtttacacagggttgtgtgtgtttgtgtgtgtttgtgtgtgtatgtgtgtgtgtgtgtatgtgtgtgtgtgtgtgtgtgtgtttgtgtgtgtttgtgtgtgtatgtgtgtgtgtgtgtgtgtgtgtgtgtgtgtgtgtgtgtgtggactttgCTCATGTTTGCAGTGCAGCAAAACATCTGATCAAACTTGACTTCAGAGAAACAAGAAGACTGAACCTGGTCCGTCTCTGAAGCTCGTACTCACCCAGGTATTTGCTCCAGAAGGATTCCtgtaggaggagagagagtcTTCCGGTCagcagtacttttactttaactaCTGCAGTAACTTTTTACTAATCGACAGTAGAGTGAATGAAATCAGAACAAAGTGAAGTCGTACTGTTTTGTCCGTCTGTTCAAACACCTCTCTGGCTTCTTCATGGTCACAGATTTCCTCCACACACTCTCGCTCCAAGTTCCCTTCACattaataacacaaaaacaaattaattaaacacatttacacactgtaATAAAGTGTCTCCTTAACGGTCCAGCAGTGGAAGAAGCACTCAGACATTTGAGGAAATCATCATCAGTACTCTTTATGCAGATGAGACCTCACATACTTCACATACAACTAGCTAGATGTCAGTTGTATTAATTTtaaattaatgttgttttaaaaattaaGTATAAGAACATCAAACTTGGACTTAAAAGTGGAGTATTTTAGTAAAAGAGTGTCTATAACTGTCACATGATATGTTGAAGGCGACTCGAGAGCCAACAGAAAGTACAAATAACACAACACTGAGTGAAGAAGAGCGACCGAGGCGACTCACCTGGTTTCACCTCCTCAAACAGCTGATTGGCTCGACGGCTCCTGACCAGCACCTGCGAGGCCACGTGGCTGTTGAGGaaaactgcagacagaaacatctaGATCACCTTTCCTACAGGCTCaaggtgtttctgttattttgtccaagTCAGCGAGGGATGACTGAATGTTAGAATCACCTCTCTGATAGTTTttcaaaacaactgaacatTAAAACCGTCATGAAGGAAGAATTAATGTTTGTAGCACAGAGAAATAATAAGTAGCAGCAGTAATATTGCTATTTAAAAGTATTCTATTACTGCACAAGTGAAGTCCTGCATGCAGAAAGTACAGTATCATCAGCAAAGTGCTGTTAAAGCATGTATGTATAAAATACATAGAggagtaaaaatacaatatttagcTCCAAAAGGTAactggagtggaagtataaataTAAGTtttgcttgagtaaatgtactgagttacATCCCATCAGTGGATTTAAGGACGCTGCAGTAACACTAAATATTTCTATATCTTTAACTACTTTtgactgatttaatttgattctgTGTGCGGTGGCTGTAAAATACTTTGAGCTACGTATATTTGTACACAAAGTATCATTTGAAAATACGTTTCTAACACTTTATACGACCAATCACGACTGTCGCCAACTCTTCACTGGTAGGAAGTACTTGTAGACTTCTTCTAACACGACGACACCAGTAAAAAAACGAGCATGTAGTCGGGTGGAGGTACCATGTTGTGCCAGGCAGCcgtgcagcagaaacagcagaagaacaAAAGCCGGTTTAAATAATGGTTCCACCATGATCCAGACCTCCGAGCAGATCCTCAGAACCAGATCCAGCAGAGCCTCTCTCCAGTCTGCCTCAGTCTGCCTCACTTTGTCTGTGCAGGGGATTATTGACCAAAGGGTCAAAGTATGAGTCGGCCTGATGAGTCGGACATGTTTAATGTGAGTCCTCCACATGTTTACTTTGACTAAACCAACAGACTGCAGATTTCTGATGTAGGACAAGTACACAACATTTACTGCTCCTGTGTACTCAGATCAGACGTAACGTTTACAGGACAGTAGGTGAATAACACGGATCGTCTCTTTATGATGCAACATTCTACTGGGAAAACTTGAGTCCTGCCTTTTCTTGTGGATGTTCTTTGACCTGCACCACCCAAACGATGCTGCAGTGTAAATACTCCTCCTCATGACAGAGGCACTAACAGTCAGTCTCctcagcaggagtgtgtgtatgacacaTGACACAGGAAGGACCTGAGGCCTCCAGATTCATCAGAGCTCAATTCTCTGACTTGTTGGTGTGGTGTAGGACCTCTAGAGATGTCCTGGTGTGTCTGGCACCACTGGATAAAATACTGGAGAGACAAAAGACCCAGTCTCTGATTTTCCCAGATCCTGATCCGATCCAGTATCATGGGAGTCCCCGTCCCCACTCATCCTGTGGTGTCTGACACCAGGGCTTTGGCAGCAGATCCCTGGAGTCTTGTGGGTTGTAAGGTGGGGCAAAAGACAAAGATCCAAAGTGTTGATTTGGCCTCTGAATTCCCCAAATCCTGATGTGATCAAGCATCTGTACGGTGAGCTAGAACAAATCCAGTCCATGGAGGTCAGACATTGCAACCTATGGGACTCAAGGATCCACAGACGCTCTGATGCCAAACACCACAGGACAGCCAGTGTGGTACTGCTTCTATGGATCAGGGTCAGGATCCAtggtggggcctccatggatcggCTCTGTTCCAGTGTGACCCATGGAtgcttgattgattgattgggaTGTGGGGAATTCAAAGCCCAGGTTGACGCCTCGACACCTCAGGTCTTTGGCTCCACCTCACAACATGTGAGTTGGTACCTTGATGGGTCAGAACCAACTCCAGACACAGGGGACCTCCAATGTTCAGACTTGTTCCGGCATGTCCCATGGATGTTTGATCGGGTCtggatctggggaatctggGTTTTTCCTTCCTGGTTGTACCTGATGGTGGCGCCAGAAGGAATGACAGGTGTACTTCCTGTTATGTGGCTTCACAGTAACACTGGAGAGATTTGATGGTCTGAGCATCTCTGTGACTGATCGGCAGTGACCGGATGAACTTTTGTTCTTCAGCTGTTTGTAAAGACATCAGCTGTGCAAACGAACAGCTgctggggtcaaaggtcaggtcAACATGAGGGTTCAGATCCTGTCTCCTGTCCTCTGCCCACACCTGGACAACTGTGAAACAGTTCACACTACACAAATGCACAACATGAAGTGAATAAACTAAAGTAACAAGTAGATTTAAGTTAAACACGTGCTGAAGTCCTTCTGATTCAGTTTCTGTCTGACTCAGCACAACGCAGAGCAAATATTTACTCTCAGATACGGAGGTGAAAGTCTGTTACAGAGTTTGATCAGGTAGAACCAGACGAACACTCTGCCTGTAGTTTAATACAGTGATGGAAGAAGGTTAACATTTAGACAGAAGTGAGCCGACAGTGACAGGGATCGACTCCCTGATGACAACACAAATGTTCCTTCGGGCTCTAAAATGACAATGAGACAAGTCTTTGAAATCCTCAGAGAAAAGGACAACAAAGAGACTCGAACAAAATAAAAACGACTACAAGGAattcagagacacaaaacagcctGAGAACCAAACGGCACCACAATCAGAACATCAACGAAACCATCATGACCCAGAACAACAGTTAAGACTTAAACCGTCAACTTCTGCtgctcatattttatttaaatctcaAAACAAAGATGAACTTTTTCACTGACTACATTTCCTGAACACGACTCTGCTGTTTTTGCAGATTAATCTGTCTTTTCTAATCCAAGATTACCTGTTTCCACGTCTCaatgtcacatttaagatgTTCGTCTTCTGTTTAtatcgttgttgttgtttaatgacTCTCAGAAAAGTCAGCTGAAAGCGTGCAGTGGAGGAAATTAGCCTGAGATTAAGTGCtaaacctttaaaaagagaGCTGTTCGTGTGTCCGCTGGTGCTGCACGCTGTCAGCAGGTGGCGCTCGTCAACTCTCGCGTTGTTTAGCCGGCGCCATTAaaagcagtagaagaagaagcggTGCTAACAATGGCAGCTTCCACGGAGTTACGGATGGACCAGCTCCCTTCGGACCCGCTGCTGCACGTCCTATCCTTCCTGGGCTTCAGAGACCTGATCCAGTATGTATCTGAGAGCCGGTCCGCCCTCAGCACCGAGCTCAGACTGACAGGAAGCACCGTCTGTTTGTTAAAGAGCGGAAGTAAACAAGCTGCAGCGGGCTAGCGGCtgctgctaagctaacaggcgGCTAACAACAACACGAACAAACGGCAGCAGTGAAAGTGAGCTGAGCGACAGACAGCAGAGATCGATCCTGTTATCGACCCGAAGGAGGCTTAATGAAGTTACTGTCAGGTTGTCACGCTAGCTTCTGTTGGCTAACAGGACAAGCTAGCAGTTCGTTATCCTAGCATCTAAGCTAGCTGTTTTTGTAGTGCTAATGTCcgacagagaggcagaaagagacgctgctgttgtttcctgaCAGAAATCAGCTcaggcacagacagacagcagctgtcatgTAGCATCGAGCTAACATGGAGGTCAGATACAGATCCTCAGCACAGTTAGCAtcatgctaacagctgctgactgtttgTTTACGTCTGTTAGCCCGCAGTGGACTCTTAacattattatatttcataaaGTAATTCTGTGATATCAGATATCAGACTGGATTTTAGTTATTGAAGGATGATTTTCAGCGGTGGAGGAAGTTTTCACCTCACTTAAAGTAAAACAAGTACTGAAGAGCATAAAACGGAAGCTTAAAGTAGCACTACAAACATGTAGTGAAGGAAAAATAGTGTAATGTACCAAAGAGTGGAAACacttgttgttattattgttttataacTATACAGTGAAAATCAGGACATGATATATAGACATATGTTATATAAACTATAAATGTTTGCCTTTGAATGATTATTCAATAGTCAAAATGTTTGCTGATTACTTTCCtgttgatcagctgatcagtcagTCGACCAGGAGTTAATGCATTCTGTCTGGTTTAGTGAATGAGGAGCGTTTAGTCCATCAAACCTCAGAAACATGAAGAATTTGGGAGGGTGTTTGTTATCTGTCTCCTCAGAGCGCCTGTTGTTAATGTGCTGATtaatgtctgtctctctccagttGTAGTTTTGTGAGCCGGAGGTTGAATGAGTTGTCCAAACACAACCCGCTGTGGAGAACGCTCTGCTCCAAACACTGGCTGCTCACAGAGTGAGTACTGTTCactgtgtaaacacacttcctgtctgtgaaaCTCTCCCAGCTGGAGTCAGGATGgttttagcttagcttagcttagcatgaagactggaagcagagggaaactgtCATCCTGTCTCTCCTCAAAGAacactcaa
This genomic interval from Acanthopagrus latus isolate v.2019 chromosome 24, fAcaLat1.1, whole genome shotgun sequence contains the following:
- the LOC119015119 gene encoding zinc finger protein 436-like isoform X1, whose product is MMASAPPLSSLRLLVPPLRLLTAAMWQVAHQQSVKHYGMLEDFVSLVTEAVPQLLTDRQRSLLLLALRAKVTLCDPEAVHTRLDKIHSISEATADDELDDCCSALLTLTDTESPADRQRLLQEVFNQSFDSALQSLVSDFLSRIEQLFPVPDFKQVSSWLDAAPGAVEDCLQEADRDDLRELLTNHSCLLGRAATIVGPNTEKILLSAWSHPLLTKPTNPDPPPVDTEVQSDPLSAVGDAIQLDVELVKVEVVVMAEDEQEEVEETVIGETMLPEEQEASNQSSEEGGDQCDTPPVNLEVDRLKDSPGNFVDQSEDTVDQSEQSCSEVTANALYSISHNSQRVAHKCPQCGKCFIYRSQVIRHLRTNKSCGSALTATRAMNLQILPGDPEEEPRPPEPPVPGPRPYKTHTCFQCNATFRTKAELLSHQRSHRARPVYQCSQCDKEFRHLSSLSNHKQTHMDKGGFICSRCDKVFESAKERDAHRLQHRLPDLTCTVCDQAFSSQTQLLRHLQSHSVEGAEPCYNCRFCDQTFSGVTQLRIHQRTHTFRSYQCDQCNKTYGSLTGLHSHQASHSSESRFLCPQCGKRFKTRDGLEGHLRTHTGERPYRCPYCPKDFTALAGLNVHVRRHTGERPYVCTVCGKGWPSGGDLQKHMRTHTGERPYVCQDCGKAFSISCHLTEHRRIHTGEKPFSCPECGKCLRRKFDLKKHMLSHSSVRPYACVYCPKSYTRKTHLNRHLLTHRTADSEAVVAESATDATD
- the f2 gene encoding prothrombin, which translates into the protein MWRTHIKHVRLIRPTHTLTLWSIIPCTDKVRQTEADWREALLDLVLRICSEVWIMVEPLFKPAFVLLLFLLHGCLAQHVFLNSHVASQVLVRSRRANQLFEEVKPGNLERECVEEICDHEEAREVFEQTDKTESFWSKYLDCKGTKLTRTQDNINIVRQCIEGQCISGTGVSYAGNVNITESGIQCQHWSSSFPHPIIREFNASEPGSILQENFCRNPDNQADGPWCYTKNPVIVKQKCKVPKCGEPFVPTTVAPEPVRTGECLPNYGVDYVGDLAVTVGGHTCLLWSSPEATALSQDKEFIPEVGLPANKCRNPDNDPEGPWCYVKVNGNVTVDYCDLYLCEESLVDDLLTTETEGRERSVLGPAKKLLFNPRSFGQGEADCGKRPLFEQKAIKDRKEDELLASYRESRIVGGDDAEVASAPWQVMLYKRSPQELLCGASLISDQWILTAAHCILYPPWNKNFSTDDILVRLGKHNRAKFEHETEKIVAIDEIIVHPKYNWKENLNRDIALLHMRRPVIFSNEIFPVCLPSKKVARTMLTEGFKGRVTGWGNLKETWNPAARNLPKVLQQIHLPIVDEQICRSSTSVRITDNMFCAGYKPEDAQRGDACEGDSGGPFVMKYPAEDRWYQMGIVSWGEGCDRDGKYGFYTHVFRMARWMRKVITRSGRDDGDD
- the LOC119015119 gene encoding zinc finger protein 436-like isoform X2, coding for MWQVAHQQSVKHYGMLEDFVSLVTEAVPQLLTDRQRSLLLLALRAKVTLCDPEAVHTRLDKIHSISEATADDELDDCCSALLTLTDTESPADRQRLLQEVFNQSFDSALQSLVSDFLSRIEQLFPVPDFKQVSSWLDAAPGAVEDCLQEADRDDLRELLTNHSCLLGRAATIVGPNTEKILLSAWSHPLLTKPTNPDPPPVDTEVQSDPLSAVGDAIQLDVELVKVEVVVMAEDEQEEVEETVIGETMLPEEQEASNQSSEEGGDQCDTPPVNLEVDRLKDSPGNFVDQSEDTVDQSEQSCSEVTANALYSISHNSQRVAHKCPQCGKCFIYRSQVIRHLRTNKSCGSALTATRAMNLQILPGDPEEEPRPPEPPVPGPRPYKTHTCFQCNATFRTKAELLSHQRSHRARPVYQCSQCDKEFRHLSSLSNHKQTHMDKGGFICSRCDKVFESAKERDAHRLQHRLPDLTCTVCDQAFSSQTQLLRHLQSHSVEGAEPCYNCRFCDQTFSGVTQLRIHQRTHTFRSYQCDQCNKTYGSLTGLHSHQASHSSESRFLCPQCGKRFKTRDGLEGHLRTHTGERPYRCPYCPKDFTALAGLNVHVRRHTGERPYVCTVCGKGWPSGGDLQKHMRTHTGERPYVCQDCGKAFSISCHLTEHRRIHTGEKPFSCPECGKCLRRKFDLKKHMLSHSSVRPYACVYCPKSYTRKTHLNRHLLTHRTADSEAVVAESATDATD